The following are encoded in a window of Paenibacillaceae bacterium GAS479 genomic DNA:
- a CDS encoding Sirohydrochlorin ferrochelatase: MKPQDRSELFLRSQEGQSPAAPEEVLPKAEAYLYSANETPDLSGRGSHSNSFLPSILVISHGSRDPNWVALVDEAVREAAALLSNLTGPVPVISSFLEIVTGRLIQDGVDELLALGATDIYVLPLFVSSGSTHVDDIMQAFGQPPAGLREGEFDPFRTGGARIHPGKPIDDEQEIAELLLRQVSELSVDPSRESLLLIGHGSIEPGFHGRWRDGLGRIAERLRMDGDFARAEYAMLLPNQAACKLRAMRRKRPGEKVIVVPVFLSQGYFTSTVIPARLGELEYEYNGRAMLPDAAVARWMAKQAQQWLDRAGG, encoded by the coding sequence ATGAAGCCGCAGGACCGCAGCGAGCTGTTCCTTCGGAGCCAAGAAGGACAATCGCCAGCAGCTCCGGAAGAAGTGCTGCCTAAGGCGGAAGCATATTTGTATTCCGCGAATGAGACGCCGGACCTTTCAGGCAGAGGTTCCCACAGCAATTCATTTCTTCCTTCTATTCTTGTCATCAGTCATGGCTCCAGAGACCCCAATTGGGTCGCTCTCGTGGATGAAGCTGTTCGTGAAGCGGCAGCTCTCCTTTCAAATTTGACCGGCCCTGTGCCGGTCATTTCGTCGTTCCTGGAGATTGTGACTGGGCGTCTAATCCAGGACGGGGTGGATGAGCTGTTGGCGCTCGGGGCAACCGACATCTATGTATTGCCTCTGTTCGTTTCCTCCGGCAGTACGCATGTAGACGACATTATGCAGGCATTCGGGCAGCCTCCGGCAGGGCTCAGGGAAGGCGAGTTCGACCCGTTCCGTACCGGAGGAGCTCGCATCCATCCCGGTAAGCCGATCGATGACGAGCAGGAGATTGCAGAGCTGCTTCTGCGTCAGGTGAGCGAGTTGTCCGTTGATCCGTCCCGTGAGTCGCTTTTGTTAATCGGCCACGGCTCGATCGAGCCCGGTTTTCACGGACGCTGGCGCGACGGTCTCGGCCGAATCGCGGAGCGATTGAGGATGGACGGCGACTTTGCCCGCGCGGAATATGCGATGCTGCTGCCCAATCAGGCGGCATGCAAACTGCGTGCAATGCGCCGCAAGCGGCCCGGGGAGAAGGTAATCGTCGTACCGGTTTTCCTTAGTCAAGGATATTTCACATCAACTGTGATTCCCGCGCGACTCGGAGAGTTAGAATATGAATATAATGGTCGGGCAATGCTACCGGACGCGGCTGTGGCGCGTTGGATGGCAAAGCAGGCCCAGCAGTGGCTGGATAGAGCAGGAGGATGA
- a CDS encoding diacylglycerol kinase (ATP): MSSGYKRARLIYNPTSGREEMRRRLGEILMLLERGGIETSTHATSGEGDASIAAADAADRGFDMIIAAGGDGTLYEVINGLGEKPNRPPLGILPVGTTNDFARALGIPRNLEYACELITMQYTRPIDVGRAGKKYFINIAGGGSLTELTYEVPSKLKTMIGQLAYYMKGLEKMTRLRPMKLLIQGNGIEDIHEEIMLFLICNSNSVGGFEKLAPAASLDDGQFEVLILKKCNLAEFIRIVTLALRGEHFNDPHIVHFKTNQLTVTTSDYAQLNLDGEYGGTLPCTFTVLPSHLNIFVDEEGKAQY, translated from the coding sequence ATGAGCAGCGGATACAAACGAGCGCGTTTAATCTACAATCCAACATCCGGTCGGGAAGAGATGAGGCGGAGATTAGGCGAAATTTTGATGCTTCTGGAGCGCGGAGGCATCGAGACGAGCACGCATGCGACAAGCGGCGAGGGCGATGCCTCCATAGCGGCTGCTGATGCCGCGGATCGCGGCTTCGACATGATTATCGCCGCCGGCGGTGACGGTACCCTTTATGAGGTCATCAATGGCCTCGGTGAAAAGCCTAACCGACCCCCTCTAGGCATCCTGCCTGTAGGGACGACGAATGATTTTGCCCGCGCGCTCGGTATTCCCCGCAATCTGGAGTATGCCTGCGAACTGATTACAATGCAGTACACCCGTCCTATCGACGTCGGTCGCGCCGGCAAAAAATACTTCATCAACATCGCAGGCGGCGGCTCGCTAACCGAGCTTACGTATGAGGTGCCAAGCAAGCTGAAGACGATGATCGGCCAGCTCGCCTACTATATGAAGGGGCTGGAGAAGATGACTCGGTTGCGACCTATGAAGCTGCTCATTCAGGGTAACGGAATCGAGGACATTCATGAGGAGATCATGCTGTTCCTAATCTGCAACAGCAACTCTGTTGGCGGCTTTGAGAAGCTGGCTCCAGCAGCCAGCCTGGACGACGGCCAGTTCGAGGTGCTCATATTGAAAAAATGCAATCTCGCGGAATTCATTCGCATTGTCACGCTGGCCCTGCGTGGGGAGCATTTCAATGATCCGCATATCGTCCATTTCAAAACAAACCAGCTGACCGTCACAACCTCCGATTACGCCCAACTGAACCTCGACGGCGAATACGGCGGCACGCTCCCCTGCACGTTCACGGTGCTTCCTTCCCACTTGAACATCTTTGTGGACGAGGAAGGGAAAGCTCAGTATTAG
- a CDS encoding spore germination protein (amino acid permease) has protein sequence MRTSSTIGVWACIISVTLASGGVANVLVPPYLLSKADGDAWLSVLIALPFVLIWSIGLWYVIRKLNGASLQKWLSTQFNRPVSWLIRLPVILMLLVQATTASWETGHIAVRSYMNQTPLWVIIFATTLLCVWTAYSGLRSIAYTSIILIPIGSILDVLLVGLNRNHVDFRMLLPVLEHGYQPAINGALLAAAGLTEIWLLIWLQQEVKGSFKWWQPFILVLYLTWLELIPVVLSVAMFGPDQATKLRGPILEIWRITSLGDSIEHIDLFAIVQRTASSFARLSLQFYIMTSLAGFRSPKSRGIFMALIALAVASISSLPISDSTLIAFLFQFQYPVFVVMVPLVTAILAFMLRWRPPAQNSKETAET, from the coding sequence ATGCGAACCTCGTCTACCATTGGAGTCTGGGCCTGCATCATATCCGTTACGCTCGCCAGCGGCGGGGTCGCCAATGTTCTCGTTCCGCCTTATCTTCTATCAAAAGCCGACGGCGATGCATGGCTATCGGTGCTAATTGCCCTCCCCTTTGTGCTAATCTGGTCCATTGGACTATGGTACGTTATCCGCAAGCTGAACGGGGCTTCCCTGCAAAAATGGCTGAGTACCCAATTCAACCGACCTGTCTCCTGGTTGATCCGCCTACCCGTCATTTTAATGCTTCTAGTACAAGCAACTACTGCCTCTTGGGAGACTGGCCATATCGCAGTGCGGAGCTACATGAACCAAACTCCACTCTGGGTCATTATATTCGCTACTACTCTTCTATGCGTCTGGACCGCGTATTCAGGCTTGCGCTCCATAGCTTATACCTCTATCATCCTAATTCCGATTGGTTCGATTCTCGATGTTTTGCTGGTGGGGCTTAATCGAAATCATGTCGATTTTCGCATGCTGCTGCCCGTGCTCGAACATGGCTACCAGCCCGCTATTAACGGAGCCTTATTGGCTGCAGCCGGTTTGACTGAGATTTGGCTGCTCATTTGGCTGCAGCAAGAAGTAAAGGGAAGTTTTAAATGGTGGCAGCCCTTCATACTCGTGCTGTATCTTACCTGGCTTGAGCTCATTCCCGTCGTTCTGAGCGTAGCGATGTTTGGACCTGATCAAGCTACAAAGCTGCGCGGTCCTATTTTGGAAATCTGGAGAATTACCTCTCTTGGAGATTCGATTGAACACATCGACTTGTTTGCTATCGTACAGAGGACGGCTAGCAGCTTTGCCCGCCTTTCGCTCCAATTCTATATCATGACTAGCCTAGCCGGCTTCCGAAGTCCAAAATCCAGAGGTATCTTTATGGCACTGATCGCATTGGCCGTGGCCTCGATTTCCAGCTTGCCCATATCCGACTCCACTCTGATTGCATTTCTTTTCCAATTCCAGTATCCCGTATTCGTTGTAATGGTGCCTTTAGTGACGGCAATCTTGGCTTTTATGCTCCGATGGAGACCCCCAGCACAAAACTCGAAGGAGACTGCTGAAACATGA
- a CDS encoding GerA spore germination protein has translation MKPNPNSNHSSAAMADASGSTARSQHSSHEPLPSLAQLKEWFAKSDDVSLVEIKSEGTMDNQSPSAAGDEIADAAPSHTSVEENQPQPATDSGDGAKILLFCGSMTDFTLLHEVILPQSRSSLSAQLTFETPGQSTSTAGAWQELRLPKPLVNHPQMTWRQYIVRLIFEGNAVLIHVDQNIACSISSGAVPGRNPSEAATEVSVRGPKDGFVEQMQVNAALIRYRLRSPGLCCEEYSIGSHSATKVALMYDADIAEPQLVNRIRDRLLNIDAEDIISTRHLEDLLANKPWSLLPRSTYTGRPDFAVQCLNSGRVVILLDGNPTAIIAPVNLFLLMKSAEDAQQSYIFVNFSRILRYISLIISCFLPGLYIALSVFHVDQIPFSLLATILNSRQGLPLSMEQEMFLVLLLIEIFREAGARLPGSIGQTLTVVGGLVIGDAAVRAGLISPTMIVISAMTFVAGSTLVNQSLIGAVTLVRFYTFFVCSQLGIFGFMLAVISVLVYVTRIESFGVPYLAPIAPLQIKDILSGLFIETFRKTPKKPKALHPQEPLK, from the coding sequence ATGAAACCTAACCCTAATTCAAACCATTCTTCTGCGGCCATGGCCGATGCCTCTGGTTCAACTGCCCGATCCCAGCATTCGAGCCATGAGCCGCTGCCCAGCCTTGCGCAGCTGAAGGAATGGTTCGCCAAAAGCGATGATGTTTCTTTGGTTGAAATCAAATCCGAAGGAACTATGGACAACCAAAGCCCGTCCGCAGCAGGTGATGAAATTGCTGATGCAGCCCCTTCCCACACAAGTGTAGAAGAAAATCAGCCACAGCCTGCTACCGATTCCGGTGATGGAGCTAAAATCCTCCTATTTTGTGGCTCAATGACCGACTTCACGCTGCTGCATGAAGTCATTCTGCCGCAGTCTCGCTCCAGTCTATCGGCTCAGCTTACGTTCGAAACACCAGGACAAAGCACGAGCACTGCAGGAGCCTGGCAGGAATTAAGGCTCCCAAAACCTCTTGTTAATCATCCTCAGATGACCTGGCGCCAATATATAGTCAGGTTGATTTTTGAAGGAAATGCAGTCCTGATTCACGTAGATCAAAACATAGCTTGTTCGATCTCCTCCGGTGCGGTGCCTGGACGCAATCCCTCTGAAGCCGCGACAGAAGTTTCCGTACGTGGACCAAAGGACGGCTTCGTGGAGCAGATGCAGGTCAACGCTGCCTTAATTCGCTATCGCCTGCGCAGCCCAGGGTTATGCTGCGAGGAGTACAGCATCGGCAGCCACTCCGCGACGAAAGTAGCTCTTATGTATGATGCAGATATCGCAGAGCCTCAGCTCGTGAATCGGATCCGAGATCGATTGCTAAACATCGATGCTGAAGACATTATTTCTACACGTCATCTCGAGGATCTGCTCGCCAACAAACCTTGGTCCCTGCTGCCACGCAGCACTTATACCGGCAGGCCCGATTTCGCGGTGCAATGCTTGAATTCCGGAAGGGTTGTTATTTTACTCGATGGGAACCCAACAGCAATCATTGCGCCAGTCAACTTGTTCTTATTGATGAAGTCTGCTGAAGATGCGCAACAGAGTTATATATTCGTTAACTTTTCGCGGATACTTCGTTATATAAGCCTGATAATATCTTGCTTTTTGCCTGGTTTGTATATCGCTCTCAGTGTTTTTCATGTCGATCAGATTCCATTCAGCCTGCTGGCTACGATTCTCAATTCGCGGCAAGGACTGCCCCTTAGCATGGAACAGGAAATGTTCCTCGTGCTGCTGTTGATCGAGATCTTCCGGGAAGCCGGGGCGCGGCTTCCCGGATCGATTGGCCAGACGCTGACCGTAGTCGGCGGCCTGGTCATTGGCGATGCGGCCGTCCGTGCCGGCCTCATCTCACCGACCATGATTGTCATATCGGCAATGACCTTTGTCGCTGGCTCGACTTTGGTCAATCAGAGTCTTATCGGCGCAGTGACACTCGTTCGCTTCTATACCTTTTTTGTCTGCTCACAGCTTGGCATATTCGGCTTCATGCTGGCTGTCATCAGCGTCCTTGTCTATGTCACTCGCATCGAGTCTTTTGGCGTGCCATACCTGGCGCCAATTGCACCTCTGCAGATCAAGGATATTTTATCCGGTCTGTTTATCGAAACTTTTCGGAAAACGCCGAAAAAGCCTAAAGCTCTGCATCCACAGGAGCCGCTGAAATGA
- a CDS encoding Trp operon repressor family, with amino-acid sequence MQLKKLNDKAIDQLFEAVLTLKSVEECYIFFDDLCTVNEVQSLSQRLEVARMLGKGSTYNQIEAETGASTATISRVKRCLNYGNDGYKMTLDRLNR; translated from the coding sequence ATGCAGCTCAAGAAGCTGAATGATAAAGCGATTGACCAACTATTTGAAGCAGTACTCACGCTTAAGAGTGTTGAGGAATGTTATATTTTCTTTGATGATCTGTGCACCGTCAACGAAGTACAGTCACTGTCCCAGCGTTTGGAAGTTGCGCGCATGCTCGGTAAGGGCAGCACGTACAATCAGATCGAAGCGGAGACTGGAGCCAGCACGGCTACAATTTCCCGCGTTAAGCGCTGCCTGAACTATGGCAATGACGGTTATAAGATGACACTGGATCGCCTTAACCGCTAA
- a CDS encoding inorganic phosphate transporter, PiT family, with translation MDTVYIVMAVVVFLALAFDFINGFHDTANAIATSVSTRALKPRAAILLASVMNFVGALSFTGVAKTIGGSVANPATLQNGEEIVIAALLGAIIWNLITWWFGIPSSSSHALIGGLAGAVISSAGFGAINASGFSDIIKALIFSPFIAFAIGFTLMWILKKVFARANPHQINKGFRTGQILTASFQAFTHGTNDAQKAMGIITFALVSAGLQDNLDVPLWVKLSAATAMALGTSVGGWKIIKTMGTKIFKIEPVNGFAADLGAASVILTATMIHFPVSTTHVITSSILGVGSAKRFSAVKWGMAGRIIVSWLITIPIAMILSATIFQIIKLLFL, from the coding sequence ATGGATACAGTATATATTGTAATGGCAGTAGTGGTCTTTTTGGCACTAGCATTCGACTTTATCAATGGCTTCCATGATACAGCCAATGCTATTGCCACATCGGTTTCCACTCGGGCGTTGAAGCCCCGTGCCGCTATTCTCCTGGCGTCGGTCATGAACTTCGTCGGCGCTCTCAGCTTCACTGGTGTTGCCAAGACTATCGGCGGCAGTGTGGCCAATCCGGCCACCCTGCAAAATGGCGAGGAAATCGTTATCGCAGCCTTGCTCGGCGCGATTATTTGGAATCTGATCACCTGGTGGTTCGGTATCCCGTCTTCCTCCTCGCATGCGTTGATCGGGGGCTTGGCCGGCGCGGTCATCTCTTCTGCAGGTTTCGGCGCGATTAATGCGAGCGGTTTTTCCGACATAATCAAGGCTTTGATCTTCTCACCATTTATCGCTTTTGCTATCGGCTTTACTCTAATGTGGATTCTCAAAAAAGTGTTCGCTAGGGCAAATCCGCATCAGATCAACAAAGGCTTCCGGACCGGCCAGATTCTAACCGCATCTTTCCAAGCGTTCACGCATGGCACAAACGATGCTCAGAAGGCGATGGGTATTATCACTTTTGCACTCGTTTCCGCTGGATTGCAGGATAATCTGGACGTTCCACTGTGGGTCAAGCTGTCCGCGGCAACTGCGATGGCGCTTGGTACCTCGGTCGGGGGCTGGAAGATCATCAAAACGATGGGTACGAAGATCTTCAAGATCGAGCCAGTCAACGGCTTTGCTGCTGACCTTGGCGCGGCCTCCGTCATTTTGACGGCCACGATGATCCATTTCCCTGTTAGTACAACGCATGTCATTACCTCGTCCATCCTCGGCGTCGGCAGCGCGAAGCGCTTCTCGGCCGTTAAGTGGGGCATGGCTGGGCGGATTATCGTTTCCTGGCTCATTACAATTCCGATTGCGATGATCCTCAGTGCGACGATTTTCCAAATCATCAAGTTGCTGTTCCTCTAG
- a CDS encoding 23S rRNA (uracil1939-C5)-methyltransferase: MRCWFGASMFHSPCHEFRPAGRRAPERRCSAGLYYDRERMTMMKQALPVNKNDTVTLDIIGLTHEGEGVGRVDGFTLFVQGALPGERVSAKVLKVKKTYGYAKQLELLQASPHRVDAPCPIYKQCGGCQLQHMSYEAQLVWKRQHVIDSLQRIGKLEVQDSARGGSQPASDGHTAGAGQTSGSRGILVHPTIGMDEPWRYRNKAQVPIGMAMADLDSGAAGSLIGGFYARGSHRIVDMDSCLIQHENNDAAVRQVKTIGNRVGISAYDEATGRGILRHVVVRTGFVTGEMMVVLVTSSPRIPRLEDWIAGIREALPQVKSIVQNINKRQTNVIFGDDTRTLWGSDVIYDELDGLRFAISARSFYQVNPAQTLRLYQSAVDYAGLTGSENVIDAYCGIGTISLFLARRAGNVYGVEIVPEAIEDAKRNAELNGITNASFEAGPAEVVIPRWRSEGVTPDVIVVDPPRKGCDEQLLDTILKMQPERVVYVSCNPATLARDLQVLEAGGYRTVEVQPVDMFPHTSHVECCSLLVRKD, encoded by the coding sequence ATGCGATGTTGGTTTGGGGCCAGCATGTTTCACAGCCCGTGCCATGAATTTCGGCCTGCAGGCCGCCGCGCCCCGGAGCGCCGCTGCTCCGCAGGCCTTTACTACGATAGAGAACGGATGACCATGATGAAACAAGCATTGCCAGTTAACAAAAACGATACCGTCACGCTCGACATTATCGGCTTGACGCATGAAGGCGAAGGTGTGGGTCGTGTCGACGGCTTCACTTTGTTCGTCCAAGGCGCGCTGCCTGGCGAGCGCGTGAGCGCCAAGGTACTCAAAGTCAAAAAGACCTACGGCTACGCCAAGCAGCTCGAATTGCTGCAAGCCAGCCCTCATCGCGTCGATGCTCCTTGTCCGATTTATAAGCAATGCGGGGGCTGCCAGCTTCAGCATATGAGCTACGAGGCGCAGCTGGTTTGGAAACGCCAGCATGTGATCGATTCACTTCAGCGGATCGGCAAACTGGAGGTTCAGGATTCTGCCAGGGGTGGCAGCCAACCAGCCAGTGACGGCCACACGGCAGGGGCAGGCCAAACCAGCGGCTCACGCGGCATACTCGTCCATCCCACAATCGGAATGGACGAGCCTTGGCGCTACCGCAACAAAGCCCAAGTCCCCATCGGCATGGCGATGGCGGACTTGGACAGCGGCGCGGCCGGCAGCCTGATCGGCGGCTTTTACGCCCGCGGCTCGCACCGCATCGTCGACATGGACTCGTGCCTCATCCAGCACGAGAACAACGACGCTGCGGTGCGGCAGGTCAAAACCATCGGCAACCGCGTCGGCATCTCCGCTTACGATGAAGCAACCGGGCGCGGCATCCTCCGACATGTCGTCGTGCGGACCGGATTCGTGACCGGCGAAATGATGGTCGTCCTGGTCACGAGCAGTCCGCGCATTCCGCGCCTGGAGGACTGGATTGCCGGCATTCGCGAAGCTCTGCCGCAAGTGAAGAGCATCGTGCAGAACATCAACAAGCGGCAGACCAACGTCATCTTCGGCGATGACACGCGCACCCTTTGGGGGAGCGACGTCATCTACGACGAGTTGGACGGGCTGCGCTTTGCTATTTCTGCACGATCATTTTACCAGGTTAATCCGGCGCAGACGCTCCGGCTTTATCAGTCCGCCGTCGACTACGCCGGCCTGACCGGCAGCGAAAATGTCATCGATGCCTATTGCGGCATCGGTACTATCTCGCTGTTCCTGGCCCGCCGCGCGGGCAATGTTTATGGAGTTGAGATTGTGCCGGAGGCGATCGAGGACGCGAAGCGCAATGCCGAGCTGAACGGCATTACGAATGCGTCCTTCGAGGCTGGCCCAGCAGAGGTTGTCATTCCGCGCTGGCGCTCGGAAGGCGTGACGCCCGACGTCATCGTCGTCGATCCTCCACGTAAAGGCTGCGACGAACAGTTGCTTGACACAATCTTGAAAATGCAGCCGGAGAGAGTGGTTTACGTGTCCTGTAACCCGGCTACTTTGGCCAGGGATTTGCAGGTGTTGGAGGCGGGAGGTTACCGGACTGTAGAAGTGCAGCCGGTGGATATGTTCCCGCATACGAGTCATGTGGAGTGTTGCTCACTGTTGGTGAGGAAAGACTAA